A window of Tautonia plasticadhaerens contains these coding sequences:
- the mfd gene encoding transcription-repair coupling factor, translated as MPDVPARSTAAEPRGLTDLTRLIQRSDGFSEVLAALKNGRGATIDGAWGSAAPLASAALSWHASGSLLVVIPHVGDVDDFAGDLAAFAGVPVETLPAWDRPPGESKPGDEILARRLRVARRFLDDPPRIVAASMQALMQPVPTPAALGRASRVVTVGEAVAVEGLIAWLGGRGMARVEVVEVAGEFSLRGGILDVFPPDRPEPVRIEFFGDDVESIRPFDPESQRSLGALESVSLTTPSAIADHAPDALGHLADYLPGGSWVALVEPEDLKEQGGHYLARVERRRGLFTVEGTFRRLTERPSIALSAVASASLETTCRLRVESVERFSGELSKVKAELDSASAGHRVLIACHNAAEIERLGEVFAGTDLVREGRLELTTGRVRSGFHLIDAGLLVIGDHELFDRTEVRRSTGRRRYETRAIDSFLDLNEGDLVVHINHGIARYRGLQLVDKEKGLGYAEEQLVLEFAEGTKLYIPVAKIDLVQKYVGGGKADPPLSKIGSSSWEKRKKRVAEAVVDLAQDLIDLQAQRASKPGIAFPEGDSHWLTEFEAAFPYQETPDQLSAIESIKRDMAQPRPMDRLICGDVGYGKTEVAMRAAFKAADAGKQVAVLVPTTVLAEQHHRTFTRRMAEFPFRIEVVNRFRPRGEIRQVLKDAAAGTVDILIGTHRLVQKDVAFKDLGLIVIDEEQRFGVEDKEWLKSLRATVDILTLSATPIPRTLHMALLGIRDISNLETPPPDRKAIETRITRWDDRMIRQAIQRELNRDGQIYFVHNKVFDIQSVADRIQALVPEARILVGHGQMTGEQLEKAMMSFVRHEADILVATTIIESGLDIPNANTIFIHEADRYGLADLHQLRGRVGRFKHRAYAYMILEESKAVTPNAVRRLKAIEEFTDLGAGFKIALRDLEIRGAGNILGAEQSGHIEAVGYELYCSLLEGAVRSLTGKGERPRYDCSIELSWRAYLPADYVPSHKLKVELYRRAGRLRSPERLADFRRELADRFGPLPPPADHLLAEAELRILAEHWMVPRLHVEDEFLVLTYRNARRIEALARLHPAGAVRVVDDKTAYVPLDEDRSPDAIARLARGLLSPPKPSPAPAEGEAKPDPPAKAPAPGPTPDRAVPVSRGLAGRSGRRRP; from the coding sequence ATGCCCGACGTCCCCGCCCGATCGACCGCCGCCGAGCCCCGAGGCCTGACGGACCTGACCCGGCTGATCCAGCGCTCCGACGGGTTCTCCGAGGTGCTCGCCGCCCTGAAGAACGGCAGGGGGGCGACCATCGACGGCGCCTGGGGGTCGGCCGCGCCGCTGGCTTCCGCCGCGCTGTCCTGGCACGCGTCGGGCTCGCTGCTGGTGGTCATCCCCCACGTCGGGGACGTGGACGACTTCGCCGGCGACCTGGCCGCCTTCGCCGGCGTCCCGGTCGAGACCCTCCCCGCCTGGGATCGCCCCCCGGGCGAGTCGAAGCCCGGCGACGAGATCCTCGCCCGGCGGCTCCGGGTCGCCCGCCGGTTCCTCGACGACCCGCCCCGGATCGTCGCCGCCTCGATGCAGGCGCTGATGCAGCCGGTCCCAACCCCGGCCGCGTTGGGGCGGGCCTCCCGGGTGGTGACCGTCGGCGAGGCGGTGGCGGTGGAGGGGCTGATCGCCTGGCTCGGCGGCCGGGGCATGGCCCGGGTCGAGGTGGTGGAGGTGGCCGGCGAGTTCAGCCTCAGGGGCGGCATCCTCGACGTGTTCCCGCCCGACCGGCCGGAACCGGTCCGGATCGAGTTCTTCGGGGACGACGTGGAGTCGATCCGGCCGTTCGACCCCGAGTCGCAGCGTTCGCTCGGGGCCCTGGAGTCGGTCTCCCTGACCACCCCCTCGGCGATCGCCGACCACGCGCCGGACGCCCTCGGCCACCTGGCCGACTACCTGCCCGGGGGGAGCTGGGTGGCGCTGGTCGAGCCGGAGGACCTGAAGGAGCAGGGGGGGCACTACCTGGCCCGGGTCGAGCGCCGACGGGGCCTGTTCACCGTCGAGGGGACGTTCCGGCGCCTGACCGAGCGGCCCTCGATCGCGCTGTCGGCCGTCGCCTCGGCCAGCCTGGAGACGACCTGCCGGCTGCGGGTGGAGAGCGTCGAGCGGTTCAGCGGCGAGCTGTCGAAGGTGAAGGCCGAGCTGGATTCCGCCTCGGCCGGGCACCGGGTCCTGATCGCCTGCCACAACGCCGCCGAGATCGAGCGGCTGGGCGAAGTCTTCGCCGGCACCGACCTCGTCCGCGAGGGGAGGCTGGAGTTGACGACCGGCCGGGTGCGATCCGGCTTCCACCTGATCGACGCCGGCCTGCTCGTGATCGGCGACCACGAGCTGTTCGACCGCACCGAGGTCCGACGCTCCACGGGCCGCCGCCGCTACGAGACCCGGGCGATCGACAGCTTCCTTGACCTCAACGAGGGGGACCTCGTCGTCCACATCAACCACGGGATCGCCCGATATCGCGGGCTGCAGCTGGTCGACAAGGAGAAGGGGCTCGGCTACGCCGAGGAGCAGCTCGTCCTCGAATTCGCCGAGGGGACGAAGCTGTATATCCCGGTCGCCAAGATCGATCTGGTCCAGAAGTACGTCGGCGGCGGCAAGGCGGACCCGCCGCTCTCGAAGATCGGCTCGTCCTCGTGGGAGAAGCGGAAGAAGCGGGTCGCCGAGGCGGTGGTCGACCTGGCGCAGGACCTGATCGACCTGCAGGCCCAGCGCGCCAGCAAGCCCGGCATCGCCTTCCCCGAGGGCGACTCGCACTGGCTCACCGAGTTCGAGGCCGCCTTCCCCTACCAGGAGACGCCCGACCAGCTCTCGGCGATCGAGTCGATCAAGCGGGACATGGCCCAGCCCCGGCCGATGGACCGCCTGATCTGCGGGGACGTCGGCTACGGCAAGACCGAGGTCGCCATGCGGGCCGCCTTCAAGGCCGCCGACGCCGGCAAGCAGGTGGCCGTCCTGGTGCCGACCACGGTGCTCGCCGAGCAGCACCACCGCACCTTCACCCGGCGGATGGCCGAGTTCCCGTTCCGGATCGAGGTCGTCAACCGCTTCCGCCCCCGGGGGGAGATCAGGCAGGTCCTCAAGGACGCCGCCGCCGGCACGGTCGACATCCTGATCGGCACCCACCGGCTCGTGCAGAAGGACGTGGCCTTCAAGGACCTGGGGCTGATCGTCATCGACGAGGAGCAGCGCTTCGGGGTCGAGGACAAGGAGTGGCTCAAGTCGCTCCGGGCCACGGTGGACATCCTCACCCTCTCGGCCACGCCGATCCCCCGGACCCTGCACATGGCGCTGCTCGGCATCCGGGACATCTCCAACCTGGAGACGCCCCCGCCGGATCGCAAGGCGATCGAGACCCGGATCACCCGATGGGACGACCGGATGATACGCCAGGCGATCCAGCGGGAGCTGAATCGCGACGGCCAGATCTACTTCGTCCACAACAAGGTGTTCGACATCCAGTCGGTCGCCGACCGCATCCAGGCGCTGGTGCCCGAGGCGAGGATCCTCGTCGGCCACGGCCAGATGACCGGGGAGCAGCTGGAGAAGGCGATGATGAGCTTCGTCCGCCACGAGGCCGACATCCTCGTGGCGACGACGATCATCGAGAGCGGCCTGGACATCCCCAACGCCAACACCATCTTCATCCACGAGGCCGACCGCTACGGCCTGGCCGACCTGCACCAGCTCCGGGGCCGGGTCGGGCGCTTCAAGCACCGGGCCTATGCGTACATGATCCTGGAGGAGAGCAAGGCGGTCACCCCGAACGCCGTGCGGCGGCTCAAGGCGATCGAGGAGTTCACCGACCTGGGCGCCGGGTTCAAGATCGCCCTGCGGGACCTGGAGATCCGGGGGGCCGGGAACATCCTGGGGGCGGAGCAGTCGGGGCACATCGAGGCGGTCGGCTATGAGCTGTACTGCTCGCTCCTGGAGGGGGCGGTGCGCTCCCTGACCGGCAAGGGGGAACGCCCTCGGTACGACTGCTCGATCGAGCTGTCCTGGAGGGCCTACCTGCCGGCCGACTACGTCCCGTCCCACAAGCTGAAGGTGGAGCTCTACCGCCGGGCCGGCCGGCTCCGGAGCCCGGAACGGCTGGCAGACTTCCGCCGGGAGCTGGCCGACCGCTTCGGCCCGCTGCCGCCCCCCGCCGATCACCTGCTGGCCGAGGCCGAGCTCCGGATCCTGGCCGAGCACTGGATGGTGCCCCGGCTGCACGTCGAGGACGAGTTCCTCGTGCTGACCTACCGCAACGCCCGTCGCATCGAGGCCCTGGCCCGGCTGCACCCCGCCGGGGCCGTCCGGGTCGTCGACGACAAGACGGCGTACGTCCCGCTCGACGAGGACCGGTCCCCCGACGCCATCGCCCGACTCGCCCGGGGCCTGCTCAGCCCCCCGAAACCCTCCCCCGCCCCGGCCGAGGGCGAGGCGAAGCCCGATCCCCCGGCGAAGGCCCCCGCGCCCGGGCCGACTCCCGACCGGGCCGTGCCGGTGAGCCGCGGGCTCGCGGGACGGTCCGGGCGCCGCCGGCCCTGA
- a CDS encoding CARDB domain-containing protein, with amino-acid sequence MPTHDRRDAAGRRAGSRGPKILRFEPLEGRQLLSASAEAVAAGAKAPDLVAVSFRSEPYGDWGQELKLSGTLRNQGTADADTPFKVDVYVSTAADRSTGAVKMGSIAFDGLEAGADEAFEAVLDLPPTAVPRVGADNAVHIGLVVDAGNAVAELDTANNLDRGVGVDSAVVIVVPHQPASLAIRSVRFDQNTLAWGDSVRVTARVENTLGGPAEASTARVVLTPPGVAVGSGQEVTLVGDLEVPELLPYQSVDVTAVVRLPGGAPKDFPAAGGYIARVVADADHDVTPALTAQPPQGRAVDWEVLAISPDPAAEPADPAAPRPDLAPADVLTPGATLTWGGTFQVSSQITNQGQAASGPIKIRYLLGGPNGELTSALVLGHGELPEGIAAGASTTVTQQLKLPGKLPFGLQLGNGLGRVIVQVDPENTIDEADEADNLYASAPMTLALPTPVGPDSPYSPGTPTDPDPSPSPQPTPNPRPPVVGRPDQQQRIQLYRARLQAFRQLLEQRRQAQLDRTPGRPSPFPNRPGGFPGNSG; translated from the coding sequence ATGCCGACGCACGACCGTCGGGACGCCGCGGGGCGTCGGGCCGGTTCCCGGGGCCCGAAGATCCTGCGGTTCGAACCCCTGGAAGGGCGACAGCTGCTCTCCGCCTCGGCCGAGGCCGTCGCGGCCGGCGCCAAGGCGCCGGACCTCGTCGCCGTCTCCTTCCGGTCCGAGCCCTACGGCGACTGGGGGCAGGAGCTGAAGCTCAGCGGCACCCTGCGGAACCAGGGGACCGCCGACGCCGACACCCCCTTCAAGGTCGACGTGTACGTCTCCACCGCCGCCGACCGCTCCACCGGCGCGGTCAAGATGGGCTCGATCGCCTTCGACGGCCTGGAGGCCGGGGCGGACGAGGCCTTCGAGGCCGTGCTCGACCTGCCGCCCACGGCCGTCCCCCGGGTCGGCGCCGACAACGCCGTCCACATCGGCCTGGTGGTCGACGCCGGCAACGCGGTCGCCGAACTGGACACGGCGAACAACCTGGACCGGGGGGTCGGGGTCGACTCGGCGGTCGTCATCGTCGTCCCCCACCAGCCGGCCAGCCTGGCCATCCGCTCGGTCCGGTTCGACCAGAACACCCTCGCCTGGGGGGACTCGGTCCGGGTGACCGCCCGGGTCGAGAACACCCTGGGGGGGCCGGCCGAGGCCTCGACCGCCCGGGTCGTGCTCACGCCGCCGGGGGTGGCGGTGGGGTCGGGCCAGGAGGTCACCCTGGTCGGCGACCTGGAGGTGCCGGAGCTGCTGCCGTACCAGTCGGTCGACGTGACCGCCGTGGTCCGGCTGCCCGGGGGGGCGCCCAAGGACTTCCCGGCCGCCGGGGGGTACATCGCCCGGGTGGTCGCCGACGCCGACCACGACGTCACCCCCGCCCTGACCGCCCAGCCCCCCCAGGGCCGGGCCGTGGACTGGGAGGTCCTGGCGATCTCCCCCGACCCCGCCGCCGAGCCGGCCGACCCGGCCGCGCCCCGGCCCGACCTCGCCCCCGCCGACGTGCTGACCCCGGGGGCCACCCTCACCTGGGGCGGCACCTTCCAGGTCTCCTCCCAGATCACCAACCAGGGCCAGGCCGCCTCCGGGCCGATCAAGATCCGCTACCTCCTCGGCGGGCCCAACGGCGAGCTGACCAGCGCCCTGGTCCTGGGCCACGGGGAACTCCCCGAGGGGATCGCCGCCGGGGCCTCGACCACCGTCACCCAGCAGCTGAAGCTGCCCGGCAAGCTGCCGTTCGGCCTCCAGCTGGGCAACGGCCTCGGCCGGGTCATCGTCCAGGTCGACCCCGAGAACACGATCGACGAGGCCGACGAGGCCGACAACCTCTACGCCTCGGCCCCGATGACCCTGGCCCTGCCGACCCCCGTCGGCCCCGACTCCCCGTACTCCCCCGGGACCCCGACGGACCCCGATCCTTCCCCCTCGCCGCAACCGACCCCGAACCCGAGGCCCCCCGTCGTCGGCCGGCCCGACCAGCAGCAGCGGATCCAGCTCTACCGGGCCCGCCTCCAGGCCTTCCGGCAACTGCTCGAGCAGCGCCGGCAGGCCCAGCTCGACCGGACCCCCGGCCGGCCCTCGCCGTTCCCGAATCGCCCCGGGGGCTTCCCCGGCAACAGCGGCTGA
- a CDS encoding alpha/beta hydrolase: MHHEHRTPGPIEKLIGSGPDPSLDATFVPHRYEPNYAYPLLVLLHGRGGDEQQLVDAMPTMSWRNYVGLGLRGPEPLTRGGQPSGFDWGPMFRHPRRRPGPQWDEVDPAEVVSRVLTYGLADPYDAIEDALFSAVRRTRRALHVHSERIFLVGIGEGAALAYRIGLSNPDRFAGVVALNGWIPRGFRPLRRWEDCRSLRVLALQSLWNARSPIEDARKDVALLRNAGIRVTSRAYESARSITPAMLSDVDSWLIDQCTADLP, from the coding sequence ATGCACCACGAACACCGGACGCCCGGCCCGATCGAGAAGCTGATCGGCAGCGGCCCGGACCCCTCGCTCGACGCGACGTTCGTGCCGCACCGCTATGAGCCCAATTATGCCTATCCCCTGCTGGTCCTGCTGCACGGCCGGGGCGGGGACGAGCAGCAGCTCGTCGACGCGATGCCGACGATGAGCTGGCGGAACTACGTCGGGCTCGGCCTCCGGGGGCCCGAGCCCCTGACCCGGGGCGGCCAGCCGAGCGGCTTCGACTGGGGCCCCATGTTCCGCCACCCGAGGCGGCGGCCCGGCCCCCAGTGGGACGAGGTCGACCCCGCCGAGGTCGTCTCCCGGGTGTTGACCTACGGCCTGGCCGACCCGTACGACGCCATCGAGGACGCCCTGTTCTCGGCCGTCCGGCGCACCCGGAGGGCCCTGCACGTCCACTCCGAGCGGATCTTCCTGGTCGGCATCGGCGAGGGGGCGGCCCTGGCCTACCGGATCGGCCTGTCGAACCCCGACCGGTTCGCCGGGGTCGTGGCCCTCAACGGCTGGATCCCCCGGGGGTTCCGCCCCCTGAGGCGCTGGGAGGACTGCCGGTCGCTCCGGGTCCTGGCCCTGCAGAGCCTCTGGAACGCCCGGTCGCCGATCGAGGACGCCCGCAAGGACGTGGCCCTGCTGCGGAACGCCGGGATCCGGGTCACCTCCCGGGCCTACGAGTCGGCGCGGTCGATCACCCCGGCGATGCTCTCGGACGTCGACTCCTGGCTCATCGACCAGTGCACGGCCGACCTCCCCTGA
- a CDS encoding CPBP family intramembrane glutamic endopeptidase has product MLDLWLAWLNRYPESIEGRWAAGLTALAALTWLSDGDLPTLGLVPPAGGWRRWAGLAALLGVVAAACMGAAAGLWVAAGWRLPVQAVAPSQVGPALLRMCVFAPLLEESLYRVALCVPLARAVGPWAAVTASAAAFGLLHVAYGHPSPENLLGGFFLAWAYLRSGSVFVPVALHAIGNLLILIGQVGVWYWAEALASP; this is encoded by the coding sequence GTGCTCGACCTCTGGCTGGCCTGGCTCAACCGCTACCCCGAGAGCATCGAAGGTCGTTGGGCGGCCGGCCTCACCGCCCTCGCGGCCCTCACCTGGCTCTCCGACGGCGATCTCCCGACGCTTGGGCTGGTTCCCCCGGCGGGCGGTTGGCGGCGGTGGGCCGGCCTCGCGGCCCTGCTCGGCGTCGTGGCCGCCGCGTGCATGGGCGCGGCGGCCGGGCTCTGGGTGGCGGCGGGTTGGCGGCTTCCGGTCCAGGCGGTCGCGCCGTCGCAGGTCGGGCCGGCCTTGCTGCGGATGTGCGTGTTCGCCCCCCTGCTGGAGGAGTCTCTGTACCGGGTCGCGCTGTGCGTCCCGCTGGCGAGGGCGGTCGGGCCGTGGGCGGCGGTGACGGCGAGTGCGGCTGCCTTCGGGCTGCTGCACGTTGCGTACGGTCATCCCAGCCCGGAGAATCTCCTCGGAGGGTTCTTCCTGGCGTGGGCGTACCTGCGGAGCGGCTCGGTCTTCGTCCCGGTGGCCCTCCACGCGATCGGCAACCTCCTCATCTTGATCGGGCAGGTCGGCGTCTGGTACTGGGCCGAAGCCCTCGCCTCCCCATGA
- a CDS encoding G8 domain-containing protein gives MQQAKSILIRSAPIALAVAAVSWSPCLSTGARAAGGPPEPIRSIRSGAWSDPSTWEGGRPPGEGAIVLIRTGHDVSYDVSSPEVIRSVHVSGTLRFADDRDTRLDVGLIRIKAGDAVSEEGFHCAMSVAREGAEGPRPALLVGTPERPIPAGHSATIRLTPVEGLDPESFPAIVCCGGRMEFHGAPMPRTWTKLSKPAGPGEATVVVPAADVQGWRPGDRVIVTGTTRQFARNGQRRTTSVAERPATEERLVSEIGRRHDDSGDLPIGLDRPLEMEHHAEGDYRAELANLSRNVVVESADPDGVRGHTMYHRHSAGSISYAEFRHLGKRGVLGRYSLHFHLLGDTMRGSSVIGASIWDSHNRWITVHGTDYLVVRDCVGYKSIGHGFFLEDGTETRNVFDRNLAVMALRGEPLPDQVLPFDGNLGSGFWWSNSLNSFTRNVAAECDQDGFRFEVFASERFDPVLPVLRPDGSRAEVDVRTLPFLRFEGNEAHCQRFFGLNLGGFSSGAVPGYPAPRELAIEDVDGVGPDGRHPFVIRDFRAWNTHWAFHAGSPSVLVEGMDIHDSEYGIWRCVTDRHEYRGLSLSGIGTAAVFFPRPGRAGKDDGLANLRPVDDLPPATAITRVAELPSGGLRVQGVTADNGRIARVLVNGNEASPIGDDLSAWEVVLPETAREDATLSAHAVDDAGNVERTGHEIDRRPALDVARRSRGPAGR, from the coding sequence GTGCAGCAGGCGAAGTCGATTCTCATCCGGTCGGCGCCGATCGCGCTGGCCGTCGCGGCGGTGTCGTGGTCCCCCTGCCTCTCGACGGGGGCCCGGGCGGCCGGGGGGCCGCCGGAGCCGATCCGGTCGATCCGCAGCGGGGCGTGGTCCGACCCGTCGACCTGGGAGGGAGGCCGACCCCCGGGCGAGGGCGCGATCGTGCTCATCCGCACGGGGCACGACGTCTCCTACGACGTCTCCTCCCCGGAGGTCATCCGCTCGGTCCACGTCTCGGGGACGCTCCGATTCGCCGACGACCGGGACACCCGGCTCGACGTCGGCCTGATCCGGATCAAGGCGGGCGACGCCGTCTCGGAGGAAGGATTCCACTGCGCCATGTCCGTCGCCCGCGAGGGCGCCGAGGGCCCCCGGCCGGCGCTGCTGGTCGGCACCCCCGAGCGGCCGATCCCGGCCGGGCACTCGGCCACGATCCGCCTGACCCCCGTCGAGGGCCTGGACCCCGAGTCCTTCCCGGCGATCGTCTGCTGCGGCGGCCGCATGGAGTTCCACGGCGCCCCCATGCCGCGCACCTGGACCAAGCTCTCGAAGCCCGCCGGCCCGGGCGAGGCGACGGTCGTCGTGCCGGCGGCCGACGTCCAGGGGTGGCGGCCCGGCGACCGGGTGATCGTCACCGGCACGACCCGGCAGTTCGCCCGCAACGGCCAGAGGCGGACCACCAGCGTCGCCGAGCGGCCGGCCACCGAGGAGCGCCTCGTGTCCGAGATCGGCCGGCGGCACGACGACTCGGGCGACCTCCCGATCGGGCTCGACCGCCCGCTGGAGATGGAGCACCACGCCGAGGGCGACTACCGCGCCGAGCTGGCCAACCTCAGCCGCAACGTCGTCGTCGAGTCGGCCGACCCGGACGGCGTCCGGGGCCACACGATGTACCACCGCCACTCGGCCGGGTCGATCAGCTACGCCGAGTTCCGCCACCTGGGCAAGCGCGGGGTGCTGGGCCGCTACAGCCTGCACTTCCACCTGCTCGGCGACACGATGCGCGGCTCCTCCGTCATCGGCGCCTCGATCTGGGACAGCCACAACCGCTGGATCACCGTCCACGGGACCGACTACCTCGTCGTCCGCGACTGCGTCGGCTACAAGTCCATCGGCCACGGCTTCTTCCTGGAGGACGGCACGGAGACGCGCAACGTCTTCGACCGCAACCTCGCCGTGATGGCCCTGCGGGGCGAGCCGCTGCCCGACCAAGTCCTGCCCTTCGACGGCAACCTCGGCTCGGGCTTCTGGTGGTCGAACAGCCTCAACAGCTTCACCCGCAACGTCGCCGCCGAGTGCGACCAGGACGGGTTCCGCTTCGAGGTCTTCGCCTCGGAGCGGTTCGACCCGGTCCTGCCCGTGCTCCGGCCGGACGGCTCCCGGGCGGAGGTCGACGTCCGCACGCTGCCGTTCCTGCGGTTCGAGGGCAACGAGGCCCACTGCCAGCGGTTCTTCGGCCTGAACCTGGGGGGATTCAGCAGCGGGGCCGTGCCGGGCTATCCCGCGCCCCGGGAGCTGGCGATCGAGGACGTCGACGGCGTCGGGCCGGATGGCCGCCACCCGTTCGTCATCCGGGACTTCCGCGCCTGGAACACCCACTGGGCCTTCCACGCGGGCTCGCCGAGCGTGCTGGTCGAGGGGATGGACATCCACGACTCCGAGTACGGGATCTGGCGCTGCGTGACCGACCGCCACGAGTACCGGGGGCTGTCGCTCTCCGGGATCGGGACGGCGGCCGTCTTCTTCCCCCGCCCCGGCCGGGCGGGCAAGGACGACGGCCTGGCCAACCTCCGCCCGGTCGACGACCTGCCGCCCGCGACGGCCATCACCCGGGTGGCCGAGCTACCCTCGGGGGGCCTCCGGGTGCAGGGCGTCACCGCGGACAACGGCCGGATCGCCCGGGTGCTCGTCAACGGGAACGAGGCCAGCCCGATCGGCGACGACCTCTCGGCCTGGGAGGTCGTCCTCCCCGAGACCGCCCGGGAGGACGCGACGCTCAGCGCCCACGCCGTGGACGACGCGGGGAACGTCGAGCGGACCGGGCACGAAATCGACCGGCGTCCCGCCCTCGACGTCGCGCGGCGATCCCGGGGACCGGCCGGGAGGTGA
- a CDS encoding transthyretin-like family protein yields the protein MPTNSEAEGVADPRHPAGGPRTGRRRAGAATLAAPAVLLLMLPACGDDGRVPLYRAEGRVEVGGEPAEGVQVVLHPADRPGDLDSLRPRGTTGPDGSFELGTFEPGDGAPAGRYVATLFWPDVPPGPTPPNDLLGGRHADPAASGLEVTIPEGPTELEPFRVEDAPRAPTRRQPPTAPDVDGMAGPGG from the coding sequence GTGCCGACCAACTCTGAGGCCGAGGGGGTCGCGGATCCGCGACACCCGGCCGGCGGCCCCCGGACCGGCCGCCGGCGGGCCGGGGCGGCGACCCTCGCCGCCCCGGCCGTCCTCCTGCTCATGCTGCCGGCCTGCGGCGACGACGGACGCGTCCCGCTCTACCGGGCCGAGGGGCGGGTCGAGGTCGGGGGAGAGCCGGCCGAGGGGGTCCAGGTGGTGCTCCACCCGGCCGACCGGCCCGGCGACCTCGACTCCCTCCGGCCGAGGGGGACGACCGGGCCCGACGGCTCCTTCGAGTTGGGTACGTTCGAGCCGGGCGACGGCGCCCCGGCCGGGCGATACGTCGCCACCCTGTTCTGGCCCGACGTGCCCCCGGGGCCGACCCCGCCGAATGACCTGCTCGGCGGCCGGCACGCCGACCCGGCGGCCTCCGGCCTCGAGGTGACGATCCCGGAGGGGCCGACCGAGCTGGAGCCGTTCCGGGTCGAGGACGCCCCCCGGGCACCGACGCGGAGGCAGCCGCCGACGGCCCCCGACGTCGACGGCATGGCGGGACCCGGGGGCTGA
- a CDS encoding DUF1559 domain-containing protein, whose product MPGPHGPRSRSRGFTLIELLVVIAIIGVLIALLLPAVQSAREAARRAQCTNNLKQIGIAMHNYADTHGGLPPTAFAKGPSGSFPPAARQPNLEQFGGWGVQILGFIEQPQVYHAYNFDWGFHMDPNQTAVRTVMSVYLCPSTPDSGTTVPGVVRFSGNSGTPDPQLSAAPGDYFTARSYVDPWYTDPRIEHNGALDSSKHTPFARIRDGLSNTMLAYECAGKPDYYVENRLVRPNDPTTAWFSHGAWAGFMNMRIVSFIGGEYEYDGPCVINCHNGWNAVYSFHPGGVNMLACDGSVRFIKETAAKSVIKSYVSRAEGEVISADQL is encoded by the coding sequence ATGCCCGGCCCCCACGGGCCCCGGAGCCGATCCCGGGGCTTCACGCTGATCGAGTTGCTCGTCGTGATCGCCATCATCGGCGTCCTCATCGCCCTGCTCCTGCCGGCCGTCCAGAGCGCCCGAGAGGCCGCGAGACGCGCCCAGTGCACGAACAACCTGAAGCAGATCGGCATCGCGATGCACAACTACGCCGACACCCACGGCGGCCTGCCCCCCACGGCCTTCGCCAAGGGCCCGAGCGGCAGCTTCCCGCCGGCGGCCCGCCAACCGAACCTGGAGCAATTCGGCGGCTGGGGCGTGCAGATCCTCGGCTTCATCGAGCAGCCCCAGGTCTACCACGCCTACAACTTCGACTGGGGCTTCCACATGGACCCCAACCAGACCGCCGTCCGCACCGTGATGTCGGTCTACCTCTGTCCGTCGACCCCGGACTCGGGCACGACGGTCCCGGGCGTCGTGCGCTTCTCCGGCAACAGCGGGACGCCCGACCCGCAGCTCTCGGCCGCGCCGGGCGACTACTTCACCGCCCGCTCCTACGTCGACCCCTGGTACACCGACCCCCGCATCGAGCACAACGGGGCGCTCGACTCGAGCAAACACACGCCGTTCGCCAGGATCCGGGACGGCCTGTCGAACACGATGCTCGCCTACGAGTGCGCCGGCAAGCCCGACTACTACGTGGAGAACCGGCTCGTCCGCCCCAACGACCCGACGACCGCCTGGTTCAGCCACGGCGCCTGGGCCGGGTTCATGAACATGCGGATCGTCAGCTTCATCGGCGGCGAGTACGAGTACGACGGCCCCTGCGTCATCAACTGCCACAACGGCTGGAACGCCGTCTACTCGTTCCACCCCGGCGGGGTGAACATGCTCGCCTGCGACGGCTCGGTCCGCTTCATCAAGGAGACCGCCGCCAAGTCGGTCATCAAGAGTTACGTCAGCCGGGCCGAGGGGGAGGTCATCAGTGCCGACCAACTCTGA
- a CDS encoding SRPBCC domain-containing protein, translating into MSQESNPGASVRTERVVSARPGAVFAAFQEPDRLARWWGPKDFSNTFERFEFEEGGRWAFVMHGPNGADYPNECVFREIRTESRIVIEHVVKPWYMLTVTLTGRGDQTHLEWVQEFEGPEVASRMRTLVGAANEQVLDRLQALLAGEHP; encoded by the coding sequence ATGTCGCAGGAGAGCAACCCGGGCGCCTCGGTCCGCACCGAGCGGGTCGTCTCGGCCCGACCGGGCGCGGTCTTCGCCGCGTTCCAGGAACCAGACCGGCTCGCCCGGTGGTGGGGCCCGAAGGACTTCTCGAACACGTTCGAGCGGTTCGAGTTCGAGGAGGGCGGGCGTTGGGCCTTCGTCATGCACGGCCCGAACGGCGCCGACTACCCCAACGAGTGCGTCTTCCGGGAGATCCGGACCGAGTCCAGGATCGTGATTGAGCACGTCGTCAAACCGTGGTACATGCTCACCGTGACGCTGACCGGCCGGGGCGACCAGACCCATCTGGAGTGGGTCCAGGAGTTCGAGGGCCCCGAGGTCGCCTCGAGGATGCGAACCCTGGTCGGGGCCGCGAACGAGCAGGTGCTCGACCGGCTCCAGGCGCTGCTGGCGGGCGAACACCCCTGA